The window CGACGATGGAAAGCCACGTGTTGAGACGCATAAGCCGTCACTCCCTCGACAACAGGGTTGCTTCTCCCTTCCCGATTCCGTTTCCGATTCGGATCGTCGCTCAACGCGAGGGCACCTCTCCGCCCCTGCACCGTCGACGGTGCAGGTTGCGAAAGGGCCTCCTCACGCAAAGGTAATGAGCGGCTTCAAAATTCCATCAGCCTTCGTTCTCATCAGCTCGAACGCCTGCTCCACATCGTGGAATGTGAATCGATGGGTCGTCAGGGGGAGCGGATTGACGCGCCCGGTTTCCATGAGGCGCATCAGCCGTTTCATCCGTTCTGCTCCACCGGGGCAAAGCCCCGTCCTGATGACCTTGTCGCCCATGCCGACGCCCCATTCCTTGCGGGGCATCTGCACGTAGTCTCCATGCCCGTGATAGCCCACATTGGAGATGGTCCCGCCCGGACGGGTCGCCTTGATACAGGCCTCGAACGTCGCCTGAGCCCCGAGGGCCTCTATTGTGGAATCCACGCCTTGGCCGCCCGTCAGATCCAGAATGGCGTGAACGGGATCCTGCTCTGTGAAGTCGATCACGACATCGGCTCCGAAGTCTTTCGCCAGTTGCTTCCGCTGCGGAACCGATTCCACCGCAATGACCAGGCCGGCGCCCAACAACCGGGCTCCCGCCGTAGCCATGAGTCCGACCGGGCCCTGGGCGAAGACCGCCACCGTGCCGCCGATGGGAATATTCGCATGCTCGGCCCCCATGAATCCGGTCGACATCATGTCGGAGCAGTAGGCGGCCTGCTCATCGGTGAGTGTCGCGGGAATCGGCGCCAGGTTCGCTTGCGCGCTGTTGACGTGGAAATATTCGGCAAGGTTTCCGTCTTTCACGTTCGCAAACTTCCACCCGCCGAGCATCTCTTGACACTGCGAGGTGTAGCCGCGCAGGCAATTCTCGCACTGGTAACAGGGGGTGATCGCATTGACGGCCACCCGGTCTCCCTCCCGGAACCCCTTGACCGCGCTGCCCAGTTTGTAAATGACTCCGACGGCTTCATGGCCCAGAGTCAGGTTGGTGCGTTCTCCGATCGCCCCGCCGACGGTATGGACATCCGACGTGCAGACGAGCGCGGCGGTGGTTTTGACGATCGCATCGTTCGGTCCCGGATCAGCGATGGGTTTTTCCATCATCCCCACCGAGCCGATCTTTTTCATGACGAATGTGTTCATGGTTTGAGGCATGATTGCGTTCTTCCACTTATAACTGCCAAAATTTGCACACGCTCGTCAAGGCAAAACCTGGGCCCGGTCGTGCTTTCGCAGCAGATCATGTCAGGTTTTCTGTACGTGACTTCCCCTGCAGCCTATCTTATCCGGCGACTCAAACACTCGTGTGGTACCGCTCTTCGAGGAGCCTATCATTCGACGTTGAACCTGATAGAGACGTGCCCTTTTGCGATGAGGATGAGCCTGCCCTCCCGACTCAATCGGTCGATCGGAAGGAAGATTTGGTTCCACGTAAGGTCCTGACAGTCGAGAACGATATCGCCCGACATGCTGCCGGACGATCGACGAATGACTTCAAGTATTCGACTATCCGAATCACCTGCTGTCTCCCTCTGTTCGCCCACTGATGCCCTGTGACATGTGGAATCTCTCCTTGCAACTCAGCTGCCATGAGCGGAGAAAAGAGAAAACGATTTAATGAGACGGTATACACAACGACGAGTTAGACCGGTCGAGAAAGATCTGCTGAAATTGCATCAGATGGAGGATTGTGGCGTTTCGGGCCAAACACGATGAGAGGACTGTGGTGTTGCGGGTCACACGCGAGGAATGCAAGACGTGCGTTTAAGTATCTCTAAGGAACGCCTGCATGATTCTGCGACACTTCCCCCTTCCTTCTTCTCCCGGAATTGCGACGCTGCCGGACCGATTCACGCTCGCTCCCGCACGGACAGCAGGAGCAGGTGCTTGCGGCTCGGCTGCCGAAATTCGCGAATCCGCTCCGTCGCGAGATCCGATCGGCTCTCCAGGATGACGGCATGGTTCTCTTCGGTGATGACTCTGATAGTCCCGTTGCTGTGCGCCGCCGCCAGAACCGCCTCTGGATTCTGCAGATCCGGCACCATCTGGTCCCGCTTCAGGTAGTACACGGCATCTTCGTTCTTCGGCCAACCGGGAATGTAGAGAAACATGGCCGGCCCCGCTTCCTTCGCCATGGACTTGATCTCCTCCGTGGCCTTTCGCGGTGAAGCGGCCTGATCGATCGCCGGAAACACATAGTTCACGACTAACACCATATAGGCTACCGCAAGCACGCCGACCATACGCAGCGCGAACTGGAGGCGGGCTGTGATCGCGGCATACAGCAGCATCCCGGCCAGGGAGACCATGATCACGACAAATACGGGAGACACGACCGGAGCCGACACCAGCCAGCGACGACGCAACGGGGCGGCGCCGAAGAACATTCCCCCGATGAAGACAAGGGCTAGGATCACCAGGAGACCTCTCAACAACGGAGACATCGGCCGAGAGGCTTCCGGGGAAGAGTCTGACCGATGATAGAAATAGCCGATCATCAGGCCGATGCCGGGAACGAGGGTCGTCAGATAGGGCTCCCGTTTGAGCGTGGCCAGGCTGAACGCCGTGAAGAGTCCCAGCACCCACACCAGCAACAACAGCTCCGTCGGATGCGAGCGCAGCGGTCGCTGCGTCCACAACAACACGAGGGCGGACGGCAGCAGCGCGCACCAGGGGAAGAAATCGGCCCACATCATGCCCAGATACCAATAAATCGGGTGGCCGTCCTTCGCGGTCCCGGCTGCCCCGGACAAGCCGCTGTTCCAGATGGATTTGACGGCACTCTCTAGTAGAAAATGGTGCTGATACCCGGGACCCAGCATCTGCGCGTATCCCGCCATCAGCGCGACAGCCAAGGCCAGGCCGGCCCAGAAGAATCTGTCTCGCACCATTCGAGCGTCGCGCTGAATCACGGCATACAGAGCCATGATCAGCAGGGGCAGGAAAAATCCATGCATCTCCTTGAGCATCGCTCCGAGCGCCATACTCACGAACGCGACCAGATACCAACGTGAGCTGCGACCCAGC is drawn from Nitrospira sp. and contains these coding sequences:
- a CDS encoding NAD(P)-dependent alcohol dehydrogenase, whose product is MPQTMNTFVMKKIGSVGMMEKPIADPGPNDAIVKTTAALVCTSDVHTVGGAIGERTNLTLGHEAVGVIYKLGSAVKGFREGDRVAVNAITPCYQCENCLRGYTSQCQEMLGGWKFANVKDGNLAEYFHVNSAQANLAPIPATLTDEQAAYCSDMMSTGFMGAEHANIPIGGTVAVFAQGPVGLMATAGARLLGAGLVIAVESVPQRKQLAKDFGADVVIDFTEQDPVHAILDLTGGQGVDSTIEALGAQATFEACIKATRPGGTISNVGYHGHGDYVQMPRKEWGVGMGDKVIRTGLCPGGAERMKRLMRLMETGRVNPLPLTTHRFTFHDVEQAFELMRTKADGILKPLITFA
- a CDS encoding glycosyltransferase family 39 protein, coding for MADMNVPPSPLDVGPLSHTCRPACVSLRENLVGRQYLEMVLLALVGGWAYFANLHLSLLEGSEGLYAGIAGEMARRGEFFDLTYQGIPYFNKPPLFFWMLNLSTSIWGDHEIALRLPGSLAAVGTILLTYVLGTQLMSSKAGFWAALAVATSHVFLWYGRRVLFDSTLTCLVTLALFAWIQVHMLGRSSRWYLVAFVSMALGAMLKEMHGFFLPLLIMALYAVIQRDARMVRDRFFWAGLALAVALMAGYAQMLGPGYQHHFLLESAVKSIWNSGLSGAAGTAKDGHPIYWYLGMMWADFFPWCALLPSALVLLWTQRPLRSHPTELLLLVWVLGLFTAFSLATLKREPYLTTLVPGIGLMIGYFYHRSDSSPEASRPMSPLLRGLLVILALVFIGGMFFGAAPLRRRWLVSAPVVSPVFVVIMVSLAGMLLYAAITARLQFALRMVGVLAVAYMVLVVNYVFPAIDQAASPRKATEEIKSMAKEAGPAMFLYIPGWPKNEDAVYYLKRDQMVPDLQNPEAVLAAAHSNGTIRVITEENHAVILESRSDLATERIREFRQPSRKHLLLLSVRERA